In a single window of the Halopiger xanaduensis SH-6 genome:
- a CDS encoding glycoside hydrolase family 3 N-terminal domain-containing protein — protein sequence MPDDTRPAYRDPSLSPARRTDDLLERMTLEEKVAQLGSIPASELLSDGEFDRERAEEVLAGGTGQITRIGGEGNLSPRDAAEVANAAQGILAETRLGIPAAPHEECLSGYMGPGGTTFPQSIGLASTWSPDLVEEITTEIRTQLRAIGAVHALSPVLDLARDHRWGRTEETFGEDQYLVARMACAYVSGLQGDGPEEGISATLKHFVGHGAPSGGKNRASVSLGPRALREHLFPFEAAVKAAGAESVMNAYHDLDGVPCGSSRYLLTELLRERWGFDGVVVADYGTVTKLRSEHEVADDDREAAIMALEAGIDVELSSIDAYEELVAAVDDGTIAAETVDESVRRVLRTKFRKGLFEADPVDPDAVEDAFETDDQRALARRAARESVTLLQDEADVLPIDPADVDSIAAIGPKADATEGLLGDYAYLAHFPELDDADAGIDIVSPLSALEDRFGSDAVAHAPGCTLTGPSTDGIDEAVAAVENVDVAVAFVGANSTIDFSDADDDRVHRPTISTSGEGRDVTDLGLPGVQERLLEAVAETDTPVVAVVVSGKPHALTDVAESVPTIAHAWLPGEEGGAGIADVLVGDHNPSGRLPVSLPRDAGQLPINYNRNPNAVSGDYVYAPGDALFPFGHGESYTTFVYGDVELAADEVGPAGTIEASVTVENVGDHAGHEVVQWYTHAQNPPLARPVQQLRAFERVFLEPGERTRVTVELGAAQLAFLDETEELTAHPGEYELRVGHSAADIRAAAAVEIGGEKRLVPASGNRFFSETRVE from the coding sequence ATGCCAGACGATACCAGACCGGCGTATCGAGATCCGTCGCTGTCGCCCGCGCGGCGCACCGACGACCTGCTCGAGCGGATGACTCTCGAGGAGAAGGTCGCCCAGCTAGGGTCGATCCCGGCCTCGGAACTGCTCTCCGACGGCGAGTTCGACCGCGAGCGGGCAGAGGAGGTCCTCGCGGGCGGCACCGGCCAGATCACCCGCATCGGCGGCGAGGGGAACCTCTCGCCGCGCGATGCCGCGGAAGTCGCGAACGCGGCACAGGGGATCCTCGCCGAGACTCGCCTGGGAATTCCCGCAGCCCCCCACGAGGAGTGTCTCAGCGGCTACATGGGTCCCGGCGGGACGACGTTCCCGCAGTCGATCGGGCTCGCGAGCACGTGGTCGCCCGATCTGGTCGAAGAGATCACGACGGAGATCCGCACGCAGTTGCGGGCGATCGGCGCGGTCCACGCGCTCTCGCCGGTGCTGGATCTCGCGCGCGATCACCGATGGGGGCGGACCGAGGAGACCTTCGGCGAGGACCAGTACCTCGTCGCCCGGATGGCCTGCGCGTACGTGTCGGGGCTGCAGGGTGACGGCCCCGAGGAAGGAATCTCGGCGACGCTCAAACACTTCGTGGGCCACGGCGCGCCCTCGGGCGGAAAGAACCGCGCGTCCGTCTCGCTCGGCCCGCGTGCGCTCCGCGAGCACCTGTTCCCCTTCGAGGCCGCCGTGAAAGCGGCCGGCGCCGAATCGGTGATGAACGCCTACCACGACCTCGACGGCGTCCCCTGCGGGAGTTCTCGCTACTTGCTCACGGAACTGCTGCGCGAGCGGTGGGGCTTCGACGGCGTCGTCGTCGCCGACTACGGGACGGTCACGAAACTGCGCAGCGAGCACGAAGTGGCCGACGACGACCGCGAGGCGGCGATCATGGCGCTCGAGGCGGGGATCGACGTCGAACTCTCGAGCATCGACGCCTACGAGGAACTCGTCGCAGCCGTCGACGACGGGACGATCGCAGCGGAGACGGTCGACGAGTCCGTCCGCCGCGTGCTCCGCACCAAGTTCCGAAAGGGACTGTTCGAGGCCGACCCCGTCGATCCCGACGCGGTCGAGGACGCCTTCGAGACCGACGACCAGCGGGCGCTCGCGCGGCGGGCCGCCCGCGAGTCGGTGACGCTCCTGCAGGACGAGGCCGACGTTCTCCCGATCGACCCCGCGGACGTCGACTCGATCGCCGCGATCGGGCCGAAGGCTGACGCGACGGAGGGGCTGCTCGGCGACTACGCCTACCTCGCCCACTTCCCCGAACTCGACGACGCGGACGCCGGGATCGACATCGTCTCGCCGCTGTCGGCGCTCGAGGATCGCTTCGGGTCCGACGCCGTCGCGCACGCGCCGGGGTGTACGCTCACCGGCCCGTCAACCGACGGCATCGACGAGGCGGTCGCGGCGGTCGAAAACGTGGACGTGGCCGTCGCGTTCGTCGGGGCGAACTCGACGATCGACTTCAGCGACGCCGACGACGACCGCGTCCACCGGCCGACGATCTCGACCAGCGGCGAGGGGCGCGACGTCACCGATCTCGGGCTCCCCGGCGTCCAAGAACGACTCCTCGAGGCCGTCGCAGAGACGGACACGCCGGTCGTCGCCGTCGTCGTGAGCGGGAAGCCCCACGCGCTGACCGACGTCGCCGAATCCGTGCCGACGATCGCCCACGCGTGGTTGCCGGGCGAGGAGGGCGGTGCCGGAATCGCGGACGTGCTGGTCGGCGACCACAATCCGAGCGGCCGCCTCCCGGTATCGCTTCCCCGCGACGCCGGACAGCTGCCGATCAACTACAACCGCAATCCCAACGCGGTCAGCGGTGATTACGTCTACGCGCCCGGCGATGCGCTCTTCCCGTTCGGCCACGGCGAAAGCTACACGACGTTCGTGTACGGCGATGTCGAGCTCGCGGCTGACGAGGTCGGCCCCGCAGGGACGATCGAAGCGAGCGTGACGGTCGAAAACGTCGGCGACCATGCCGGCCACGAGGTCGTCCAGTGGTACACTCACGCGCAGAACCCGCCGCTCGCGCGGCCCGTCCAGCAACTGCGCGCCTTCGAACGGGTCTTCCTCGAACCGGGCGAGCGGACTCGCGTCACGGTCGAACTCGGTGCGGCGCAGCTCGCCTTCCTCGACGAAACGGAAGAACTGACCGCCCACCCCGGCGAGTACGAGCTTCGGGTCGGCCACTCTGCTGCTGACATCCGAGCGGCAGCCGCCGTCGAGATCGGCGGCGAGAAGCGGCTCGTTCCCGCCAGTGGAAACCGCTTCTTCAGCGAGACGCGCGTCGAGTAA
- a CDS encoding ABC transporter permease, producing the protein MTNRNDDSTATSDGADPFADWEEPDRDRDADARTDGGNVSSPFEVVSEYEESRGDRLRKLYDTYVYAPIAIIWRDWRARIGFTIIMFYLLMGIVGPYLIEPTQVTEGPALVQPFESWEYPLGTDKMGRDLLSQTVHSTSTILKMIASGALVTVAVGTLIGGVAGYKGGATDTVLSSITDVFINLPGFPLVMILAALLPVGDNPYMVGVLLSVGAWGGLARAIRSQVLTIRHESYVEAARGMGIPTHRIVFKEIIPQLMPYVVINLTNAARRVIFEAVALYYLAILPFSSSSVNWGVMLNQAYQEGAYYTAGALHWFIVPMVTIIGISIGLILLGQSLDRVFNPRVRARHEKTTGEGGEPDADEPEEQNTNVVGGI; encoded by the coding sequence ATGACGAACCGGAACGACGACTCGACGGCCACGAGCGACGGTGCGGACCCGTTCGCCGACTGGGAGGAACCGGACCGAGACCGGGACGCGGACGCGCGGACGGACGGCGGCAACGTGAGCTCCCCGTTCGAAGTCGTCTCGGAGTACGAGGAATCTCGCGGCGATCGGCTCCGAAAACTGTACGACACCTACGTCTATGCGCCGATCGCCATCATCTGGCGCGACTGGCGGGCGCGGATCGGCTTCACCATCATCATGTTTTACCTCCTGATGGGCATCGTCGGTCCGTACCTGATCGAACCGACCCAGGTGACGGAGGGGCCGGCGCTGGTCCAACCGTTCGAGAGCTGGGAGTACCCCCTCGGGACGGACAAGATGGGTCGGGACCTGCTGTCCCAGACGGTCCACTCGACCTCGACGATCCTCAAGATGATCGCGTCGGGCGCTCTGGTCACCGTCGCCGTCGGCACCCTCATCGGCGGCGTCGCGGGGTACAAGGGCGGCGCGACCGACACGGTCCTGAGTTCGATCACGGACGTCTTCATCAATCTTCCAGGGTTCCCGCTCGTGATGATTCTGGCCGCGCTGTTGCCCGTCGGCGACAACCCGTACATGGTCGGCGTGCTGCTGAGCGTCGGCGCGTGGGGCGGCCTCGCACGGGCGATCCGCTCGCAGGTGCTTACCATCCGCCACGAGTCGTACGTCGAGGCGGCCCGCGGAATGGGCATCCCCACCCACCGCATCGTATTCAAGGAGATCATCCCGCAGCTGATGCCGTACGTGGTGATCAACCTCACGAACGCCGCCCGGCGCGTCATCTTCGAGGCGGTCGCGCTGTACTACCTCGCCATCTTGCCGTTCTCCTCCTCGAGTGTGAACTGGGGCGTCATGCTCAACCAGGCGTACCAGGAGGGGGCCTACTACACGGCCGGCGCGCTCCACTGGTTTATCGTCCCGATGGTGACCATCATCGGCATCTCGATCGGCCTGATCCTGCTCGGCCAGTCGCTCGACCGCGTCTTCAACCCGCGCGTCCGTGCCCGTCACGAGAAGACGACTGGCGAGGGCGGCGAGCCGGACGCCGACGAACCGGAAGAACAGAACACGAACGTCGTCGGTGGAATCTAA
- a CDS encoding Gfo/Idh/MocA family protein encodes MSMAASDFRYGVVGCAGMGENHADAVEDIEDATLVACADIDEGIARSFADAYDVAWYTDPAEMAVDADLDIVSVCTPNGTHLEIVSDLAEAGVDILCEKPLEITRERVDQLIDVCEREGITLGGIFQRRLYGGPQFAHEVVADGQLGDLVLGEVEVKWHRDPSYYEDVGWHGTTDLDGGVLLTQALHGIDLLQWTAGEIERVAAELDTVHHDVEVPDTAVASVEFANGGYGQITGTTAMYPEERLSLNLHGTEGSFKWHEDELDLFETKSGAEATLEPFHMGTGIAGQVRDFVAAIRDDREPMIPPEEARKALDITFALEKAARTDQWVDVEYGTRE; translated from the coding sequence ATGTCAATGGCAGCTAGTGACTTTCGGTATGGAGTCGTCGGGTGTGCCGGCATGGGAGAAAACCACGCGGACGCCGTCGAAGACATCGAGGACGCGACGCTCGTCGCCTGTGCCGACATCGACGAGGGGATCGCCCGGTCGTTCGCGGACGCGTACGACGTCGCCTGGTACACGGATCCCGCCGAGATGGCGGTCGACGCCGACCTCGACATCGTCAGCGTCTGTACGCCGAACGGCACCCACCTCGAGATCGTCTCGGACCTCGCCGAAGCGGGCGTGGACATCCTCTGCGAGAAGCCGCTCGAGATCACGCGCGAGCGCGTCGACCAGCTGATCGACGTCTGCGAGCGCGAGGGGATCACGCTGGGCGGAATCTTCCAGCGGCGGCTGTACGGCGGGCCGCAGTTCGCCCACGAGGTCGTCGCCGACGGTCAACTCGGTGATCTGGTCCTCGGCGAGGTGGAAGTGAAGTGGCACCGGGACCCGTCCTACTACGAAGACGTCGGGTGGCACGGGACGACCGACCTCGACGGCGGAGTGCTCCTCACGCAGGCCCTCCACGGCATCGACCTCCTCCAGTGGACGGCCGGCGAAATCGAGCGAGTCGCCGCCGAACTCGATACCGTCCACCACGACGTCGAGGTTCCGGACACCGCCGTCGCGAGCGTCGAGTTCGCGAACGGCGGCTACGGCCAGATCACGGGGACGACGGCGATGTATCCCGAGGAACGACTCTCATTGAACCTCCACGGAACCGAGGGATCGTTCAAGTGGCACGAAGACGAACTCGACCTGTTCGAGACGAAATCCGGCGCCGAGGCGACGCTCGAACCCTTCCACATGGGAACGGGCATCGCCGGGCAGGTTCGGGACTTCGTCGCGGCGATCCGCGACGACCGCGAGCCGATGATCCCGCCCGAGGAGGCGCGTAAGGCGCTGGATATCACGTTTGCCCTGGAGAAAGCGGCCCGAACCGACCAGTGGGTCGACGTCGAGTACGGCACTCGAGAGTAA
- a CDS encoding ABC transporter permease has product MPNIGWRIRRIGQSVFTLWAVLTLTFVLVRLLPGNPMGAMIEQLIQQGVNPARARELVSMRLSVDPNKPIPLAYADYMANMLQGNLGMSMYYSEPVVDIIARALPWTLFVLSWSLFISFFLGVVVGALMAYWEGGKLDVGLTSWAIMMGSIPYYVLALLLLIFCAYRWGIFPTSGRQPTGVPPGFNWAYISGIVHHAALPVMSMLVASGVASLGMRGNSIRVLGEDYLRVARLRGLSDLTISTQYVARNAVLPMYTAFLISIGEMFGGSVVLEQVFSYRGLGWYMLSATYQRDYPLMMGMFTVITIAVVIALLIADLTYSFVDPRAGGQESESY; this is encoded by the coding sequence ATGCCAAACATAGGTTGGCGAATCCGTCGAATCGGACAATCAGTGTTCACGCTGTGGGCGGTGTTGACGCTGACGTTCGTTCTGGTTCGGCTGTTACCCGGGAATCCGATGGGCGCGATGATAGAGCAGTTGATCCAACAGGGCGTCAATCCGGCTCGCGCTCGCGAGCTCGTCTCGATGCGGTTGAGCGTCGATCCGAACAAGCCGATTCCGCTCGCGTACGCCGATTATATGGCCAACATGCTCCAGGGTAATCTGGGAATGTCGATGTACTACTCGGAGCCGGTCGTCGATATTATCGCGCGGGCGCTCCCCTGGACGCTGTTCGTGTTGAGCTGGTCGCTTTTCATCAGTTTCTTCCTCGGCGTCGTCGTCGGGGCGCTGATGGCCTACTGGGAGGGCGGCAAGCTCGACGTCGGACTCACGTCGTGGGCGATCATGATGGGGTCGATCCCCTACTACGTGCTCGCGCTCTTGCTGTTGATCTTCTGCGCCTACCGGTGGGGGATCTTCCCGACGAGCGGTCGCCAACCGACCGGCGTCCCGCCCGGGTTCAACTGGGCGTACATCTCCGGCATCGTCCACCACGCCGCGCTGCCGGTGATGTCGATGCTGGTCGCGTCGGGCGTCGCCTCGCTCGGCATGCGCGGGAACAGTATTCGCGTTCTCGGCGAGGATTACCTCCGCGTGGCGCGGCTGCGCGGGCTCTCCGATCTGACGATCTCGACGCAGTACGTCGCCCGCAACGCCGTGCTCCCGATGTACACGGCGTTCCTGATCAGCATCGGCGAGATGTTCGGCGGCTCCGTGGTCTTGGAGCAGGTGTTCTCCTACCGCGGCCTCGGCTGGTACATGCTGTCCGCCACCTACCAGCGCGACTATCCGCTGATGATGGGCATGTTCACCGTCATTACGATCGCGGTCGTCATCGCGCTGCTGATCGCCGACCTCACGTACTCGTTCGTGGATCCGCGAGCGGGAGGGCAGGAGAGTGAATCGTACTGA
- a CDS encoding pectate lyase produces MTQHRRAFLRTIGAGSLGIAAGAAISNTAAAATVITMEGGGADIWSTEDAFHYYYQSLAGDFDVVVHSLGVENTDPWAKGGLMVRDSLSADAANAMVRHRPNGEASLQWRSDAGAESDSMDAIQADWLRLRRSGATIEAYGSPDGENWTDLGTLEGDDVALGDEVYVGLAVTSHDTGTLGTATFKDLEGLSLEEMTNRDIGDVEVSGSVSTEEGVPFASTGEATDVTADGGTLHGTLDDLGGADAADCYFEYREVPRESWQRTDAQTLSESGSFSAEVSGLDTRRYYEFRAAVEAGDGDEAVGSTVQFATPSESNGSGGDGGPESKSHFEPDDGFATAAEWLDDETPIVTVREPARRQLRAALQVDGPRLVVFETSGTIDLGARTLEIPNDECYVAGQTAPSPGITLIRGGLYVEADDCVVQHIRVRPGDADQDVGWEPDAMHTGDDTENNVIDHCTATWGIDENLSVGYDTKDTTLSNCLIAEPLNDATHPKGPHGYGTLVGDGAENVAILGSVYAYNVDRNPRLKEGTETVLVNNLIHHYKDGVWMDPDTDASIEGNVFEQPQSDQPNVFGDGEAFVSDNIPYWDDDREMVGDGITELEERPLWPDDLEAMPAAKTRWHNLANVGARPADRTEHDWRLIKDVWTGDGERIDSQEEVGGYPDLPENTHELRVPESGTRAWLRSWTRRVEAGRSHGAGRSPSKPGRHE; encoded by the coding sequence ATGACACAGCACAGACGCGCGTTTCTGCGCACGATCGGAGCGGGGAGTCTCGGCATCGCCGCGGGCGCGGCGATCAGTAACACCGCAGCGGCGGCGACGGTTATCACGATGGAAGGCGGCGGTGCGGACATCTGGAGCACCGAAGACGCCTTCCACTACTACTACCAGTCGCTCGCCGGCGACTTCGACGTCGTCGTCCACAGCCTCGGCGTCGAGAACACGGATCCGTGGGCCAAAGGCGGGCTCATGGTTCGGGACTCGCTTTCGGCCGACGCGGCCAACGCGATGGTCCGGCACCGACCCAACGGCGAAGCGTCGCTCCAGTGGCGATCCGACGCCGGGGCCGAGTCCGACAGCATGGACGCGATCCAGGCGGACTGGCTACGGCTCCGACGCAGCGGTGCGACGATCGAGGCATACGGCTCCCCCGACGGCGAGAACTGGACCGACCTCGGAACGCTCGAGGGCGACGACGTCGCCCTCGGAGACGAGGTTTACGTCGGACTGGCCGTCACGAGCCACGACACTGGCACGCTCGGAACGGCGACGTTCAAAGACCTCGAGGGGCTCTCGCTCGAGGAAATGACGAACCGGGATATCGGCGACGTCGAAGTCTCGGGCAGCGTCTCGACCGAGGAGGGCGTTCCCTTCGCTTCGACGGGCGAGGCGACCGACGTCACGGCGGACGGCGGTACCCTTCACGGAACGCTCGACGATCTCGGCGGCGCCGACGCGGCCGACTGTTACTTCGAGTATCGGGAGGTCCCGCGCGAGTCCTGGCAGCGAACGGACGCACAGACGCTCTCGGAGTCCGGATCGTTCAGCGCCGAGGTTTCGGGGCTCGACACCCGCCGCTACTACGAGTTCCGCGCGGCCGTCGAGGCCGGCGACGGCGACGAGGCCGTCGGCTCGACTGTACAGTTCGCGACGCCGAGCGAGTCGAACGGCTCCGGCGGCGACGGCGGGCCGGAGAGCAAGTCGCACTTCGAGCCCGACGACGGGTTCGCGACCGCCGCCGAGTGGCTCGACGACGAGACGCCGATCGTCACGGTCCGCGAACCCGCGCGGCGCCAACTGCGGGCCGCGCTGCAGGTCGACGGCCCTCGCCTCGTCGTCTTCGAGACCAGCGGCACGATCGACCTCGGCGCTCGCACGCTCGAGATTCCGAACGACGAGTGTTACGTCGCGGGCCAGACCGCGCCGTCGCCGGGGATCACGCTGATCCGCGGCGGCCTCTACGTCGAGGCAGACGACTGCGTCGTCCAGCACATCCGCGTTCGACCGGGCGACGCCGACCAGGACGTCGGCTGGGAACCCGACGCCATGCACACGGGCGACGACACGGAAAACAACGTCATCGATCACTGCACGGCGACGTGGGGGATCGACGAGAACCTCTCGGTCGGCTACGACACGAAAGATACGACGCTTTCGAACTGTCTGATCGCCGAACCGCTCAACGACGCCACGCACCCGAAGGGACCGCACGGCTACGGGACCCTCGTCGGCGACGGCGCCGAGAACGTCGCCATCCTCGGCAGCGTGTACGCGTACAACGTCGACCGGAATCCGCGGCTGAAGGAGGGAACCGAGACGGTCCTCGTCAACAATCTCATCCACCACTACAAGGACGGCGTCTGGATGGATCCGGACACGGACGCCAGCATCGAGGGCAACGTCTTCGAGCAACCGCAGAGCGACCAGCCTAACGTCTTCGGGGACGGCGAGGCCTTCGTCTCCGACAACATCCCGTACTGGGACGACGACCGCGAGATGGTCGGCGACGGCATCACCGAACTCGAGGAGCGGCCCCTCTGGCCCGACGATCTCGAGGCGATGCCGGCCGCGAAGACCCGGTGGCACAACCTCGCGAACGTCGGCGCTCGACCGGCCGATCGAACCGAACACGACTGGCGGCTCATCAAAGACGTCTGGACCGGCGACGGCGAACGGATCGACAGTCAGGAGGAGGTCGGCGGCTATCCGGACCTGCCCGAGAACACGCACGAACTGCGCGTCCCCGAGAGCGGGACCCGCGCGTGGCTCCGCTCGTGGACCCGTCGCGTCGAAGCCGGCCGGTCGCACGGGGCCGGTCGGTCGCCGTCGAAACCCGGCCGTCACGAGTAA
- a CDS encoding glycoside hydrolase family 3 N-terminal domain-containing protein, producing MTSEVRYLDPSLSIDERVADLLERMTLEEKIGQLAGSYVGVLDEGLHDVDDVIDEIDEYHIGAVAPFGWGGSPNESVDEAVDAARRLQQHAVEETRLGIPLLFASDAIHGHAYIKEATVFPNALGAAATWSPDLIERTAEITAAELRATGAAQNYSPTCDVVRDPRWGRTGETFGESPYLVGQLAASKVRGYQGDDLEGDSVLATAKHFPAYGVPARGEDAAPVDVSSHTLRNVLLPPFEDALDEDVGSVMPCYNSVDGEPAHGSSRYLTDLLREELEFDGVVVSDWNGIAQLHEEHRTAGTPLEAARQTHSAGLDIGSVAGGEHAGHVQELVEQGALSEEVIEASAERVLRAKFALGLFEDPYPDDDAAEALGTPDHLNVARETVRKSLTLLQNEEDLLPLEDADEVFVTGPNADAIVHQNGGWSCNADEGVPGTTILEGIADVADETTVTYEPGSGINAPVDIDAAAERAAEADVAVIALGEDWYLHEFGPSAETDGETGEFPTRNELSLPDAQRDLVDAVSATGTPVVAVLVTGRPLAIEELADDVPAILMAYYPGRVGGGMIAKVLFGQAEPGGRLPISMPRSAADLPTYFNYLPHPHPIGSDEHPSSYDPLFEFGHGLSYTTLEYEAIDLSDDAIAPGEDVTVRVTVANTGDRHGSEVVQAFGRDEFSSVVTPVRELWAFERVELEPGERTTVELRIDPDELGLFDRSNDGRRDDGRLQLIVEDRTFDLEARPQRE from the coding sequence ATGACGAGCGAGGTTCGGTATCTAGATCCGTCGCTGTCGATCGACGAGCGCGTCGCCGACCTCCTCGAGCGGATGACCCTCGAGGAGAAGATCGGGCAACTGGCCGGGTCCTACGTCGGGGTTCTGGACGAGGGACTCCACGACGTCGACGACGTTATCGATGAGATCGACGAGTACCACATCGGGGCCGTCGCTCCCTTCGGTTGGGGCGGGTCGCCGAACGAGTCGGTCGACGAGGCCGTCGACGCGGCGCGCCGGCTCCAGCAACACGCCGTCGAAGAGACCCGCCTCGGGATCCCGCTTTTGTTCGCCTCGGATGCGATCCACGGTCACGCCTACATCAAGGAGGCGACCGTCTTCCCGAACGCGCTCGGCGCGGCGGCGACGTGGAGTCCCGACCTGATCGAGCGAACCGCCGAGATCACGGCGGCGGAACTGCGTGCGACCGGTGCCGCACAGAACTACAGCCCGACGTGCGACGTCGTTCGCGATCCCCGATGGGGGCGGACCGGCGAAACGTTCGGCGAGAGTCCGTACCTCGTCGGACAACTGGCCGCCAGCAAAGTTCGGGGATATCAGGGCGACGACCTCGAGGGAGATAGCGTGCTCGCGACGGCCAAGCACTTCCCGGCCTACGGGGTCCCCGCACGCGGCGAGGACGCCGCGCCGGTCGACGTCTCCTCGCACACGCTCCGCAACGTACTCTTGCCGCCCTTCGAGGACGCACTGGACGAAGACGTCGGCTCGGTGATGCCCTGTTACAACTCGGTCGACGGGGAGCCGGCACACGGCTCCAGTCGCTACCTGACCGACCTCCTCCGCGAGGAACTCGAGTTCGACGGCGTCGTCGTCTCGGACTGGAACGGAATCGCGCAGTTGCACGAGGAACACCGGACAGCGGGGACGCCGCTCGAGGCGGCCCGTCAGACCCACAGCGCAGGGCTGGATATCGGTTCGGTCGCCGGCGGCGAACACGCGGGACACGTCCAGGAACTGGTCGAGCAGGGCGCCCTGTCCGAAGAGGTAATCGAGGCTAGCGCCGAGCGAGTACTGCGGGCGAAGTTCGCGCTCGGCCTCTTCGAAGATCCGTACCCGGACGACGACGCCGCGGAGGCACTCGGCACACCGGACCACCTCAATGTCGCCCGCGAGACCGTCCGCAAGTCGCTGACGCTGCTGCAAAACGAAGAGGATCTGCTCCCGCTCGAGGACGCCGACGAGGTGTTCGTCACCGGACCGAACGCCGACGCGATCGTCCACCAGAACGGCGGCTGGAGCTGTAACGCCGACGAGGGCGTCCCCGGGACGACGATCCTCGAGGGAATCGCCGACGTCGCCGACGAGACGACCGTCACCTACGAACCCGGCAGCGGGATCAACGCGCCCGTCGATATCGACGCCGCCGCGGAGCGAGCGGCCGAGGCCGACGTCGCCGTGATCGCCCTCGGCGAGGACTGGTACCTCCATGAATTCGGTCCCTCCGCGGAGACCGACGGCGAGACAGGCGAGTTCCCGACCCGGAACGAACTCTCGTTGCCCGATGCCCAGCGCGATCTCGTCGACGCAGTGTCGGCGACCGGAACGCCGGTCGTCGCGGTGCTGGTGACCGGCCGCCCGCTGGCTATCGAGGAGTTGGCCGACGACGTCCCGGCGATTCTCATGGCGTACTATCCGGGGCGCGTCGGCGGCGGGATGATCGCGAAGGTCCTGTTCGGCCAGGCCGAGCCCGGCGGCCGGCTCCCGATTTCGATGCCGCGATCGGCGGCCGATCTACCGACGTACTTCAACTACCTGCCGCATCCACACCCGATCGGTTCCGACGAACACCCGTCCTCGTACGACCCGCTGTTCGAGTTCGGCCACGGACTGAGTTACACCACTCTCGAGTACGAAGCGATCGACCTGTCCGACGACGCGATCGCGCCGGGTGAGGACGTCACGGTCCGCGTCACGGTGGCCAACACCGGCGACCGACACGGCAGCGAGGTCGTCCAGGCGTTCGGCCGCGACGAGTTCAGTTCGGTCGTGACGCCCGTTCGCGAACTGTGGGCCTTCGAGCGCGTCGAACTCGAGCCCGGCGAGCGAACGACGGTCGAACTTCGCATCGATCCGGACGAACTCGGCCTGTTCGACCGCTCGAACGACGGCCGTCGCGACGACGGTCGCCTACAGCTTATCGTCGAGGACCGGACGTTCGATCTCGAGGCCCGTCCGCAGCGCGAATAG